A window of the Fusarium poae strain DAOMC 252244 chromosome 3, whole genome shotgun sequence genome harbors these coding sequences:
- a CDS encoding hypothetical protein (TransMembrane:2 (o13-31i207-223o)), producing the protein MEILFSSFGPHEVVVLLSIITGLGLFIYKVHDTIKSRRSFRSKSKLPPVSANYTPSDYKAPVPQPYPNWSIENTKPLPYRAFRYGPTYQATMGLRTCPVEEWIELDNHFPKYHADKAKRIQERGTKCVATHPDAYPAAIELLEEMADYLPARYPSLFERTSVGIKNKWSGEDFNIVERPLAEDPMAICARLVQDDLAIMIERPDGQYYLLAGAILLAGFWRMSDKYGMSLSEIHTSGDVPHFKEKLETGMCKFFKRLRPETVYNRNNYFVQVDEDLAWSWSIGSEDSPSVSWSTAEKNRAIEHHMFRSERQSLRRLPKTGAVAFTIRTYFHPVTDIVKEDYVPGRLASAVRSWDDKVANYKGRQKYGEVLLEYLDREHEKQVARGLQVDKEHEVRKYPW; encoded by the coding sequence ATGGAAATTTTATTCTCTTCCTTTGGTCCCCATGAGGTAGTTGTGCTCCTCAGTATCATAACCGGCCTCGGTCTTTTCATCTACAAAGTCCATGACACTATCAAAAGCCGTCGCAGCTTTAGATCCAAGAGCAAACTACCCCCAGTATCAGCAAACTACACACCAAGCGACTACAAAGCACCGGTCCCGCAACCATACCCCAACTGGTCAATCGAAAACACCAAGCCTCTTCCCTACAGGGCTTTTCGCTATGGCCCTACCTACCAGGCCACCATGGGTCTGCGCACATGTCCCGTAGAGGAATGGATTGAACTAGATAACCACTTTCCCAAATACCATgccgacaaggccaagagaATTCAGGAAAGAGGGACGAAATGTGTTGCTACCCATCCAGATGCCTATCCCGCTGCTATTGAACTTCTAGAAGAGATGGCAGATTATCTTCCTGCGAGATACCCCAGCCTCTTTGAGAGAACATCTGTGGGGATCAAGAACAAGTGGTCTGGCGAGGACTTTAACATTGTTGAGAGGCCCTTGGCTGAAGATCCCATGGCTATATGTGCACGTCTCGTCCAAGATGATCTCGCCATCATGATTGAGCGTCCCGATGGCCAATACTACCTCCTCGCAGGAGCAATCCTATTAGCTGGTTTCTGGCGCATGTCTGATAAATACGGCATGTCCCTCTCCGAAATCCACACATCAGGCGACGTTCCTCACTTCAAAGAGAAGCTCGAGACAGGCATGTGCAAATTCTTCAAGCGTCTCCGCCCTGAAACAGTCTACAACCGCAACAACTACTTTGTGCAAGTCGACGAGGACCTCGCGTGGAGTTGGAGTATCGGCAGCGAAGACTCACCGTCTGTGAGCTGGAGCACAGCTGAGAAGAACAGGGCGATAGAGCATCACATGTTTCGTTCTGAGAGACAGTCTCTGCGTCGTCTTCCCAAGACGGGTGCTGTGGCGTTTACGATTCGAACGTACTTCCACCCTGTGACGGATATTGTCAAGGAGGATTACGTTCCTGGTAGATTGGCGAGTGCGGTGAGGAGTTGGGACGACAAGGTTGCGAACTATAAGGGGAGACAAAAGTATGGAGAGGTCTTGCTTGAGTATCTTGATAGAGAGCATGAGAAGCAGGTAGCGAGGGGATTGCAAGTTGATAAGGAGCATGAAGTTAGGAAATATCCTTGGTAG
- a CDS encoding hypothetical protein (TransMembrane:1 (o16-37i)), producing MLAIKEFLHSNNVHSALILSLGAAACACLGLLVHTLVKRKNLNRYVRLSSPSPESVKKTASADYTNVYPPSQRHVLREISPGFSSNNVDLSASPRLLLRLDQDYRYANPAAYNFTGFSVDEIKRLGAFPDYAKLSGVPLPVPLKNFDLDAALPRPYRPFRWAYHQTMSLKKMDPDFWIEIENTYCSRIIQRQNLYAKHGRDVLQALPGSELACKELMEMVIQFICARYPQAFELHGRVFVNHLLGVKQDLGHIDPLLFLLNHVPEDFALTLRDPATGRYCFRAGVICSSVGWKLSEKIGLGLPEIHAPVPDYKEKMEFSMDRFFTKMPTDSPIQRGSWGLEVGQPLFIPSEDPEFQTRETQSPSLTESDVHLRVDWQTLRRLPLSGAIVFNFKALFTPLTEFRDEPYVPSLVLKVLNEGKENIMKYKGTWHVEHVAKPTLRRWEREQIEKGLIPGDWQPTTLDENPFFPGWERKWNMS from the exons ATGCTTGCTATCAAAGAGTTTCTTCATTCCAATAATGTCCATTCTGCCCTCATTCTATCATTGGGCGCTGCAGCTTGTGCCTGTTTGGGTCTTCTAGTCCATACTCTCGTCAAGCGAAAGAACCTCAATCGATACGTCCGCCTATCTTCACCTTCGCCAGAATCTGTAAAAAAGACTGCGTCTGCCGATTATACGAACGTTTATCCTCCATCTCAACGTCATGTTCTTCGTGAGATATCTCCAGGCTTCTCGTCAAACAATGTAGATCTTTCAGCATCACCTAGACTCCTTCTCAGGCTAGACCAAGATTATCGCTATGCGAACCCTGCAGCATACAACTTTACGGGCTTCAGCGTCGATGAGATCAAAAGACTGGGCGCATTTCCCGATTATGCAAAGTTATCTGGTGTCCCTCTCCCAGTACCATTGAAGAACTTTGATCTTGATGCTGCATTGCCGAGACCATATCGTCCGTTTCGATGGGCCTACCACCAGACCATGT CTTTAAAGAAGATGGATCCCGATTTCTGGATAGAGATAGAGAATACGTACTGCTCTCGCATCATCCAGCGTCAAAATCTCTACGCAAAACATGGCAGAGACGTCCTTCAAGCCCTTCCCGGATCTGAACTCGCTTgcaaggaactcatggagATGGTGATCCAGTTTATCTGCGCCCGATATCCCCAGGCTTTCGAACTTCACGGCAGAGTGTTTGTCAATCACCTTTTGGGAGTCAAGCAGGATCTTGGCCATATTGATCCTCtgctcttccttctcaaccaTGTTCCAGAGGATTTTGCGCTTACTTTGAGGGATCCTGCGACCGGACGCTACTGCTTTAGAGCAGGTGTGATATGTTCATCGGTAGGGTGGAAGCTAAGCGAAAAGATTGGACTGGGGTTGCCTGAGATACATGCCCCTGTGCCTGATTACAAGGAGAAGATGGAGTTTAGCATGGATAG GTTCTTTACAAAAATGCCCACCGATAGTCCTATTCAGCGCGGATCCTGGGGTCTAGAAGTCGGTCAGCCACTCTTTATTCCTTCTGAAGACCCTGAATTCCAAACCCGCGAGACCCAAAGCCCATCTCTGACAGAGTCAGATGTGCATTTGAGGGTTGATTGGCAGACTCTccgtcgtcttcctctttcagGTGCCATCGTGTTCAACTTTAAAGCGCTCTTCACGCCTTTGACCGAGTTCAGGGATGAGCCATATGTTCCGTCTCTAGTCCTTAAGGTCCTCAATGAGGGAAAGGAGAATATCATGAAGTACAAGGGAACGTGGCATGTTGAACATGTTGCTAAGCCGACGTTGAGGAGGTGGGAGCGGGAGCAGATTGAGAAGGGCTTAATTCCTGGGGATTGGCAGCCGACTACTTTGGATGAGAATCCTTTCTTTCCTGGATGGGAGAGGAAGTGGAATATGAGCTAA
- a CDS encoding hypothetical protein (TransMembrane:4 (n5-15c23/24o39-57i123-143o163-183i190-209o)) yields MPSPIVAATVQAAGLSTASNIMAQMIEARQANRPMSLDIIQLLRFVVLTLMTAPPNYHWQAFLERKFPAYPSGRRPNLDRLNDLEMQPGQDAPELKEGYEERLNQINKDREPQFSTRNTLTKWFVDCITAGAIMNTVAFLIIMGLLKGQGGSQIWNNIKTETIPIIIAGYKIWPIASIISFTFIPVHRRIVFLSFIGLLWGIYMSLVAARV; encoded by the exons ATGCCTTCTCCAATTGTTGCCGCTACGGTCCAGGCAGCGGGTCTGTCGACTGCTTCTAATATCATGGCTCAGATGATTGAGGCTCGTCAAGCAAAC CGTCCAATGTCTTTGGACATCATTCAGCTTCTGCGCTTCGTTgtcttgactttgatgacGGCTCCTCCCAACTATCACTGGCAAGCCTTTCTAGAGCGAAAGTTCCCAGCTTATCCTTCAGGTCGGAGACCTAACCTTGATCGTTTGAATGATCTTGAGATGCAACCTGGCCAAGATGCACCCGAGCTCAAGGAGGGCTACGAAGAGCGGTTGAACCAAATCAACAAGGATAGAGAGCCCCAGTTTAGTACTCGCAATACCCTTACCAAGTGGTTTGTTGATTGTATCACTGCTGGTGCCATCATGAACACGGTCGCTTTTCTGATAATCATGGGTCTACTCAAAGGACAAGGCGGTTCTCAAATCTGGAACAATATCAAGACA GAAACCATTCCCATTATTATTGCTGGGTACAAAATCTGGCCAATTGCCTCCATCATCAGCTTCACCTTTATTCCTGTTCACCGACGCATTGTATTTTTGAGCTTTATTGGTCTTTTATGGGGTATCTACATGAGTCTAGTGGCCGCAAGAGTTTAA
- a CDS encoding hypothetical protein (TransMembrane:4 (i9-28o74-93i105-126o146-165i)), whose amino-acid sequence MAQKPLRDWVYLVMIIPQLIGMIVLDFTEFYPESLYVSPKAPLHFLTVIRNTYISLSGDPFYGSAFTGEWLHSMYYIEFLVQFPLAAYVIWNMASKKPTSGPTELAGLVFACLTTMGSVACVAELLAMGPKMVNDQQKLTLAWGTYFPYALLPGIMAVDMYMRLLRRVNNDTKSKTQ is encoded by the exons ATGGCTCAAAAACCACTTCGCGACTGGGTTTACCTGGTCATGATCATTCCACAACTCATCGGCATGATCG TCCTCGACTTTACAGAATTCTACCCAGAATCTCTCTATGTCTCCCCCAAAGCTCCCTTGCACTTCCTCACAGTCATCCGCAACACCTACATCTCCCTCTCAGGCGATCCGTTTTACGGCTCAGCCTTTACTGGGGAGTGGCTTCACAGCATGTACTACATTGAATTCCTTGTTCAATTCCCCCTTGCGGCGTATGTCATCTGGAACATGGCGTCCAAGAAGCCTACTTCTGGTCCTACCGAGCTTGCGGGACTGGTTTTTGCGTGTTTGACTACCATGGGCTCTGTCGCTTGTGTCGCTGAGCTTTTGGCTATGGGACCGAAAATGGTGAATGATCAGCAAAAGTTGACTTTGGCTTGGGGCACATATTTCCCTTACGCTCTTCTAC CGGGTATCATGGCTGTGGATATGTATATGAGGTTGTTGCGACGCGTAAACAATGATACCAAGTCAAAGACACAGTAA
- a CDS encoding hypothetical protein (SECRETED:SignalP(1-20)~TransMembrane:1 (n3-14c19/20o238-261i)~BUSCO:42670at5125) yields MIASTWTFVALGAFSSLTAATPAREDALPSYHYNAPIPVECMSRNSETGEHLENEKHEIEWKPFPTCNETGRPLEFNYGKEGEVNCTIAMIDDPFFHLLEFYIHSDAPLSCRIPARPAAEVEVIGEKAPDREYVPLVFTLAGTLQLSHIHISTHMNVLLHSTPKHHTHPHDSGVLDSAIAYSTSPLHHLQGSHTRKLVIGDPLPLSLSVRWFPTPALPKTEGKVEWQGLGGHIYASTVFYSLVSFGAGVLVAAMYTLGVVLPKRLKGRALGGATPLGYGVNTVGNGWGYSKPNKRSD; encoded by the exons ATGATTGCTTCCACCTGGACCTTCGTCGCCCTTGGCGCATTCTCGTCGCTCACGGCAGCAACACCAGCTCGAGAAGATGCGCTTCCATCATACCATTATAACGCTCCTATACCTGTTGAGTGCATGAGCCGTAACTC AGAAACAGGCGAACACCTCGAAAACGAAAAGCACGAGATCGAGTGGAAACCCTTTCCCACATGCAACGAAACAGGTCGTCCCCTCGAATTCAACTATGGTAAAGAAGGCGAAGTCAACTGTACAATCGCTATGATCGATGACCCCTTCTTCCATCTCCTCGAATTCTACATCCACTCCGATGCGCCGCTGTCCTGCCGCATTCCTGCTCGCCCAGCCGCAGAAGTCGAGGTCATTGGCGAGAAAGCTCCCGACCGCGAATACGTTCCTCTTGTTTTTACCCTCGCTGGCACGTTGCAGCTGAGCCACATCCATATCAGCACGCATATGAATGTTTTGCTGCACAGCACGCCGAAACACCACACACATCCTCACGATAGTGGTGTGTTGGACTCTGCTATCGCGTACAGCACGAGTCCATTGCATCATTTGCAGGGCTCACATACACGCAAGTTAGTGATCGGGGATCCTCTACCTTTGTCActatcggtgcggtggttcCCTACGCCAGCGCTACCCAAGACAGAGGGCAAGGTGGAGTGGCAGGGCTTAGGAGGTCATATCTACGCAAGTACTGTCTTTTACAGTCTTGTGTCTTTTGGCGCTGGTGTTCTAGTCGCTGCCATGTATACATTGGGTGTGGTGCTACCCAAGAGACTTAAGGGACGAGCGCTTGGAGGAGCTACACCCTTGGGATACGGGGTGAACACTGTGGGTAACGGATGGGGTTATTCAAAGCCGAATAAGAGATCGGATTAA